Proteins encoded in a region of the Methanofollis tationis genome:
- a CDS encoding V-type ATP synthase subunit B, whose product MKEYRTIKQIAGPLVFVEKTEPVGYNELVNIALADGSIKRGQVLDTSDDLVVVQCFETTAGIGRDSGVRFLGETIKMPLSKEMLGRILSGGGKPIDGGPEIVPEKRLDIMGAAINPYARASPADFIQTGISTIDGTNTLVRGQKLPIFSAAGLPHNDVALQIARQAKVPGSTEAFAVVFAAMGITKEEANHFMADFERTGALESAVVFLNLADDPAVERIITPRLALTTAEYLAYELGYHVLVILTDMTNYCEALRQIGAAREEVPGRRGYPGYMYTDLASIYERAGIVKGKKGSVTQIPILTMPGDDITHPIPDLTGYITEGQIVVSRELHRKGIYPPINVLPSLSRLMNLGIGKGHTREDHKKVSDQLYAGYAEGNDLRGLVAIVGKDALSERDRGFLEFADLFEGRFVTQGIDENRTIEDTLDLGWELLASLPVEQLVRIDRDLIQKYHPLYRKGAKSAGV is encoded by the coding sequence ATGAAGGAATATCGGACAATCAAGCAGATTGCAGGCCCGCTCGTCTTCGTCGAGAAGACCGAGCCGGTCGGCTACAACGAGCTCGTGAACATCGCTCTCGCCGACGGCTCGATCAAGCGCGGCCAGGTGCTCGACACCTCAGACGACCTCGTGGTTGTCCAGTGTTTCGAGACGACGGCCGGTATCGGCCGTGACTCCGGGGTCAGGTTCCTCGGCGAGACGATCAAGATGCCGCTCTCGAAGGAGATGCTCGGCCGTATCCTCTCGGGCGGCGGTAAGCCGATCGACGGCGGCCCTGAGATCGTCCCGGAAAAACGGCTCGACATCATGGGCGCTGCGATCAACCCGTACGCCCGTGCGTCGCCGGCTGATTTCATCCAGACCGGTATCTCCACGATCGACGGGACGAACACCCTTGTGCGCGGTCAGAAGCTCCCGATCTTCTCGGCAGCCGGTCTGCCGCATAACGATGTCGCCCTGCAGATCGCCCGTCAGGCAAAGGTGCCGGGATCGACCGAAGCGTTCGCCGTGGTCTTCGCTGCGATGGGTATCACGAAGGAAGAGGCCAACCATTTCATGGCCGACTTCGAGCGCACCGGCGCCCTTGAGAGCGCGGTCGTCTTCCTGAACCTTGCAGACGACCCGGCCGTAGAGCGGATCATCACGCCGCGTCTCGCCCTCACGACCGCCGAGTACCTTGCGTACGAACTTGGGTACCACGTGCTCGTCATCCTGACGGACATGACAAACTACTGTGAGGCGCTCCGTCAGATCGGTGCCGCCCGTGAAGAAGTGCCGGGCCGCCGCGGCTACCCGGGCTACATGTACACGGACCTCGCCTCGATCTACGAGCGTGCGGGTATCGTCAAGGGCAAAAAGGGCTCTGTGACCCAGATCCCGATCCTGACGATGCCGGGCGACGATATCACGCACCCGATCCCCGACCTGACCGGCTACATCACCGAGGGTCAGATCGTGGTCTCCCGTGAGCTGCACCGGAAGGGTATCTACCCGCCGATCAACGTCCTGCCGTCGCTGTCCCGTCTGATGAACCTCGGTATCGGCAAGGGCCACACGAGAGAGGACCACAAGAAGGTCTCCGACCAGCTCTACGCGGGCTATGCGGAAGGCAACGACCTGCGCGGCCTCGTGGCGATCGTCGGCAAGGACGCCCTTTCCGAGCGTGACCGCGGTTTCCTGGAGTTCGCCGACCTCTTCGAGGGCAGGTTTGTTACGCAGGGTATCGACGAGAACCGGACGATCGAGGACACCCTCGACCTCGGCTGGGAACTGCTGGCCTCGCTGCCGGTGGAGCAGCTCGTGCGTATCGACCGCGACCTGATCCAGAAGTACCACCCGCTCTACCGCAAGGGCGCAAAATCTGCAGGGGTGTAA
- a CDS encoding V-type ATP synthase subunit F: MVEIAVVGQAEFVIGFRLAGIQKTIAVGDDEALKNTVINVLKDSSVGILVLSSSDMNRLPLRLRNQLEESVKPTVIAVGEEEGGLSMRERIKRSVGVDLWK, from the coding sequence ATGGTCGAGATTGCAGTTGTTGGCCAGGCTGAGTTCGTCATCGGGTTCCGGCTTGCAGGCATTCAGAAGACGATCGCTGTCGGAGACGACGAGGCACTGAAAAACACCGTTATAAACGTCCTCAAGGACAGTTCGGTCGGGATTCTGGTGCTGAGCAGCAGCGATATGAACAGGCTCCCTCTAAGGCTGCGGAACCAGCTCGAGGAATCCGTAAAACCGACGGTGATCGCAGTCGGCGAAGAAGAAGGAGGACTCTCCATGCGGGAGAGAATAAAGAGATCGGTCGGTGTTGATCTGTGGAAGTAA
- a CDS encoding FtsX-like permease family protein, producing MRSLWRVFLVFALRNLRRHPVRSGLAALGIVIGVLAIASLGILGSNLIILFSGLVADVSDTVVVSPHLAAASGDPFDPRSALATGISERDADRIARAAGANPAIPLIQTAVLMKKEREGGYVPMIVLGRSDMPLLLAVTEGSFPTGKSVLVGALLAEEFDLRAGGRIGLDGEEVRVAGILEERGMAIDINPDYAVVVTRDWYTDRRGEKDYDRVVIKVAVLDEVPAVKAAVKEQMNRQKEVVDVLDSREILELYYQTYDAISVFLLGIGLVALLVAGVSILNVMIISVTQRTREIGIMRSLGALRSEILRMFLYEALVLGLAGSLVGGLLSIGVGYAISALVAETIFAGFGTTPAGIDPAGLRAILLGIVFGIGTSVLSGIYPAWKAAHLDPIEALRYE from the coding sequence GTGCGATCGCTATGGCGAGTCTTTCTGGTCTTCGCCCTCAGGAACCTGCGGCGCCACCCGGTCAGGTCAGGGCTTGCGGCGCTCGGGATCGTCATCGGCGTGCTCGCCATCGCCTCGCTTGGCATCCTCGGTTCGAACCTCATCATTCTCTTCTCCGGCCTCGTTGCTGATGTCTCTGATACCGTCGTCGTCAGTCCGCACCTCGCCGCCGCAAGCGGAGACCCCTTCGACCCGAGGTCTGCCCTCGCAACCGGGATCTCGGAGCGGGACGCAGATCGAATTGCACGGGCTGCGGGAGCGAACCCCGCTATCCCCCTCATTCAAACGGCAGTGCTGATGAAAAAAGAGAGGGAAGGCGGTTATGTGCCGATGATCGTCCTTGGCCGGAGCGATATGCCCCTCCTCCTCGCCGTAACAGAGGGCTCCTTTCCGACCGGGAAGAGTGTCCTGGTCGGTGCCCTCCTTGCTGAAGAGTTCGATCTCAGGGCTGGTGGGCGGATTGGCCTCGACGGGGAGGAGGTGCGGGTGGCCGGCATACTGGAGGAGCGGGGGATGGCGATCGATATCAATCCCGATTACGCCGTCGTCGTCACGCGGGACTGGTATACCGACCGCCGGGGAGAGAAGGACTATGACCGTGTGGTGATCAAGGTCGCCGTCCTCGATGAGGTCCCGGCGGTGAAGGCGGCAGTGAAGGAGCAGATGAACCGGCAAAAAGAGGTGGTGGACGTGCTGGACTCGCGGGAGATCCTTGAACTCTACTACCAGACTTACGACGCCATATCGGTCTTCCTCCTCGGCATCGGCCTTGTCGCCCTCCTTGTCGCAGGGGTTTCGATCCTGAACGTGATGATCATTTCGGTCACCCAGCGCACCCGCGAGATCGGGATCATGCGCTCTCTGGGAGCGTTGCGCAGCGAGATCCTCCGCATGTTCCTGTACGAGGCGCTGGTCCTGGGCCTTGCCGGGAGTCTGGTCGGCGGCCTCCTCTCCATCGGCGTCGGGTATGCGATCTCGGCATTGGTTGCCGAGACGATCTTCGCAGGCTTCGGCACCACGCCGGCAGGCATAGATCCGGCGGGGCTCAGGGCTATCCTGCTCGGGATCGTCTTTGGCATCGGGACCAGTGTTCTCTCAGGGATCTATCCAGCATGGAAGGCGGCGCATCTCGATCCGATCGAGGCGCTGCGCTATGAGTGA
- a CDS encoding V-type ATP synthase subunit D: protein MALRDVKPTRSELINIKRKIKLSERGYNILKMKRDGLILEFFKVLKEAKDTRGEMLRKYRHAQEMIALANTVEGTIGVKAAAFSVKEKPEITLKSKNIMGVVVPEIEASKVRKNLAERGYGVLGSRAVIDETAEAYEELVEAIIESAEVETKMKRLLDEIDRTKRRVNALEFKVIPELKEGAAFIKMRLDEMERDELSRLKRIKAKSAE from the coding sequence ATGGCGCTTAGAGATGTCAAGCCGACCCGTTCCGAGCTGATCAACATCAAGCGCAAGATCAAGCTCTCAGAGCGGGGCTACAACATCCTCAAGATGAAGCGCGACGGGCTGATCCTTGAGTTCTTCAAGGTGCTGAAGGAGGCGAAGGACACCCGGGGCGAGATGCTGCGCAAATACCGGCACGCCCAGGAGATGATCGCCCTTGCAAACACGGTTGAAGGGACGATCGGGGTGAAAGCGGCGGCCTTCTCCGTGAAGGAGAAGCCCGAGATCACCCTGAAGTCCAAGAACATCATGGGCGTTGTCGTGCCCGAGATCGAGGCCTCGAAAGTGAGGAAGAACCTGGCCGAGCGCGGGTACGGTGTGCTCGGCTCCCGTGCGGTCATCGACGAGACGGCCGAAGCCTACGAGGAGCTGGTCGAGGCGATCATCGAGAGCGCCGAGGTCGAGACGAAGATGAAGCGTCTCCTCGACGAGATCGACCGGACGAAGCGGCGTGTGAACGCCCTTGAGTTCAAGGTGATCCCCGAACTGAAGGAAGGCGCGGCCTTCATCAAGATGCGCCTCGACGAGATGGAGCGCGACGAGCTCTCCCGTCTGAAGCGGATCAAGGCGAAGAGTGCGGAGTAG
- a CDS encoding ATP synthase subunit A has protein sequence MEVKGESKTGTSTGVLKRISGPVVTAVGFNAHMYDVVKVGNEKLMGEVIKITGENIIIQVYEATDGIRPGEPVENTGMSLAVELGPGLLKSIYDGIQRPLEVLMDKMGSFIERGVTAPGLDRTTKWDFVPVVKAGDKVVPGTILGTVQETSSILHKIMVPPNMKGGVVKEIKGGSFTVEEVICSLEDGTTITMMQKWPVRVPRPVTEKMNPDIPLVTGQRILDGLFPIAKGGTAAIPGPFGSGKTVTQQALAKWSDAQIVVYIGCGERGNEMTEVLTEFPELEDPKTGRPLMERTVLIANTSNMPVAAREASVYTGITIAEYFRDQGYDVSLMADSTSRWAEAMREISSRLEEMPGEEGYPAYLSARLSEFYERAGRVTTLSNEKGSVTVIGAVSPPGGDFSEPVTQNTLRIVKVFWALDAKLSQRRHFPAINWLNSYSLYLNVLNPWYDKNISPEWNPLRNWAMAVLQKESELQEIVQLVGSDALPEEEQITIEVARMLREVFLQQNAFDPVDTYCSLEKQFDIMKAIRLYADLAATAHTAGVMPSQILSVKAKNDLPQIKFTKDYKPELEKVLAQMKNEFAGLKAGAA, from the coding sequence GTGGAAGTAAAAGGAGAATCGAAAACAGGCACTTCGACAGGGGTGCTCAAGAGAATTTCAGGCCCGGTGGTGACGGCCGTCGGTTTCAACGCCCACATGTATGATGTGGTCAAGGTGGGCAACGAGAAACTGATGGGCGAGGTCATCAAGATCACGGGCGAGAACATCATCATTCAGGTCTATGAGGCCACCGATGGCATCAGACCGGGCGAACCTGTGGAGAACACAGGGATGTCGCTCGCGGTCGAGCTCGGCCCTGGGCTGCTGAAGAGCATCTACGACGGGATTCAGCGTCCGCTCGAGGTGCTCATGGATAAGATGGGCAGTTTCATCGAGCGTGGTGTGACCGCACCCGGCCTCGACCGCACCACGAAGTGGGACTTTGTCCCGGTCGTGAAGGCGGGCGACAAGGTCGTGCCCGGCACCATCCTCGGGACGGTGCAGGAGACCTCGTCGATCCTCCACAAGATCATGGTCCCGCCCAATATGAAGGGCGGCGTGGTCAAGGAGATCAAGGGGGGTTCGTTCACCGTCGAGGAGGTCATCTGTAGCCTCGAAGACGGAACGACCATCACCATGATGCAGAAGTGGCCGGTGCGCGTGCCGCGCCCGGTGACCGAGAAGATGAACCCGGACATTCCGCTGGTCACCGGCCAGCGCATTCTCGACGGGCTCTTCCCGATCGCAAAGGGCGGCACCGCAGCAATTCCGGGCCCGTTCGGCTCGGGCAAGACAGTCACCCAGCAGGCGCTTGCGAAGTGGTCTGACGCACAGATCGTCGTCTATATCGGCTGCGGCGAGCGCGGCAACGAGATGACCGAAGTGCTGACCGAGTTCCCCGAACTCGAGGACCCCAAAACCGGCAGGCCGCTCATGGAGCGGACGGTGCTCATCGCGAACACCTCGAACATGCCGGTGGCAGCCCGTGAAGCGTCCGTGTACACGGGGATCACCATCGCGGAGTACTTCCGCGACCAGGGCTACGACGTCTCGCTGATGGCCGATTCCACCTCGCGGTGGGCAGAGGCGATGCGTGAGATCTCCTCCCGTCTTGAGGAGATGCCCGGTGAGGAAGGGTATCCTGCATATCTCTCCGCCCGTCTCTCTGAGTTCTACGAGCGTGCGGGGCGTGTGACCACCCTCAGCAACGAGAAGGGCTCGGTCACCGTCATCGGCGCCGTTTCTCCGCCGGGCGGCGACTTTTCAGAGCCGGTCACCCAGAACACCCTCCGTATCGTGAAGGTCTTCTGGGCACTGGACGCGAAGCTCTCGCAGCGCCGGCACTTCCCGGCGATCAACTGGTTAAACTCGTACTCCCTGTACCTCAACGTGCTCAACCCCTGGTACGACAAGAACATCTCCCCTGAGTGGAATCCCCTCCGCAACTGGGCGATGGCCGTCCTCCAGAAAGAGTCCGAACTCCAGGAGATCGTGCAGCTCGTCGGTTCCGACGCCCTGCCTGAGGAGGAGCAGATCACCATCGAGGTCGCCAGGATGCTCCGTGAAGTGTTCCTGCAGCAGAACGCCTTCGATCCCGTCGACACCTACTGCTCCCTCGAGAAGCAGTTCGACATCATGAAGGCGATCCGTCTCTACGCCGACCTGGCCGCCACGGCCCACACCGCCGGTGTGATGCCGTCCCAGATCCTTTCGGTCAAGGCGAAGAACGACCTGCCGCAGATCAAGTTCACGAAGGACTACAAGCCTGAACTCGAGAAGGTTCTCGCGCAGATGAAGAACGAGTTTGCCGGACTGAAGGCGGGTGCAGCATGA
- a CDS encoding V-type ATP synthase subunit I has protein sequence MFQPERMSRILIAGSKDQMDTIVRELYHQNAFHIEDFVEKEDEAYEGFRIGMPLAGASEASTELIKIRSMESMFGISPDTATTARMHSSPELRAGVDQKLAILVRDVEESTAQRSKLEAQVKVLEARAVALEPFAAVPLDMDLYHGYEGITVFAGYVASDVEIPVPHEKHYVPGGKGRQNFLVVFVPASDAEAANSALLEARFQAVPIPEGNGPVNDLIYDTRGKIAQINEQIAKIERNIEEKKSEYSELLVAYDEYFTAVVEQAEAPLRFATTEDAFVAEGWVPTERVEAIIAALTHATAGKVYVTRLDIGDNPKEVPVEYKNPNFSRPTELFMDIYSRPRYDEFDPTLLVSIVFPIFFGLILGDVGYGLVLLVASFALRKVLTGEAGNKLLDVLRNASIMSIIFGVLFSEFFGAGLPWESIIYTRHLNIGGHAVHHPMVAELLIVSVWIGLLHITLGRLIHMRNISHAMHKSHHATKEILAQLGWLSTMWGIVIVIWSMFAIPLMIDLTGFAPVAMGLNAASIVGVVLGLIGIVFIGMESPLELVEIPTIISHVLSYTRLVAVGLSSVAIAMVTNFIALDLIIGPQLESLSAFGVFIVLLGLIVLVIGHVLNTALGILGGGLHSIRLHYVEFFTKFYNGGGKKYNPFGMIRKFTED, from the coding sequence ATGTTTCAGCCTGAACGGATGAGCCGTATCCTGATTGCAGGGTCCAAGGACCAGATGGATACGATTGTCCGTGAGCTGTATCACCAGAACGCATTTCACATCGAAGATTTTGTCGAGAAGGAAGACGAGGCCTACGAAGGGTTCAGGATCGGCATGCCTCTTGCGGGCGCAAGCGAAGCGTCCACAGAGCTGATCAAGATCCGTTCGATGGAGTCGATGTTCGGGATCTCCCCTGACACCGCCACCACCGCAAGGATGCATTCGTCCCCTGAACTCCGGGCCGGAGTCGACCAGAAACTCGCCATTCTCGTCAGAGACGTCGAAGAAAGCACTGCACAACGGTCAAAACTTGAGGCTCAGGTGAAGGTACTCGAAGCCAGGGCAGTCGCCCTCGAACCCTTTGCCGCAGTCCCCCTCGATATGGACCTTTACCACGGCTATGAGGGCATCACCGTTTTTGCAGGCTATGTCGCGTCCGACGTCGAGATCCCTGTCCCCCATGAGAAACACTATGTGCCGGGTGGAAAGGGCAGACAGAACTTCCTTGTGGTCTTTGTCCCTGCAAGCGATGCAGAGGCTGCGAATAGCGCCCTGCTTGAAGCACGGTTCCAGGCGGTCCCCATCCCCGAGGGGAACGGGCCGGTAAACGATCTGATCTATGATACCCGGGGCAAAATAGCCCAGATCAACGAGCAGATCGCAAAAATCGAACGGAACATTGAAGAAAAGAAGTCTGAATACAGCGAACTCCTTGTTGCGTACGACGAGTATTTCACGGCCGTTGTGGAGCAGGCCGAGGCCCCGCTCCGGTTTGCAACGACGGAGGACGCTTTTGTGGCAGAAGGCTGGGTCCCGACGGAGCGGGTCGAGGCGATCATCGCAGCGCTCACCCATGCGACCGCAGGCAAGGTCTATGTCACCAGGCTCGATATCGGCGACAACCCGAAGGAGGTTCCGGTTGAATACAAAAACCCGAACTTCTCGCGCCCGACCGAGCTCTTTATGGACATCTACTCGCGTCCGCGCTACGATGAGTTTGACCCGACGCTGCTCGTCTCGATCGTATTCCCGATCTTCTTCGGGTTGATCCTGGGCGATGTCGGCTACGGTCTCGTGCTGCTTGTGGCCTCGTTTGCCCTGAGGAAGGTCCTCACGGGTGAGGCAGGGAACAAGCTCCTCGACGTGCTGCGCAACGCAAGCATCATGAGTATCATCTTTGGTGTATTGTTCAGCGAATTCTTCGGCGCCGGGCTCCCATGGGAGTCGATCATCTACACCAGGCACTTAAACATCGGCGGGCATGCCGTCCACCACCCGATGGTGGCCGAACTGCTGATCGTCTCGGTCTGGATCGGCCTGCTGCACATCACGCTCGGGCGCCTGATCCATATGAGAAACATCAGCCATGCCATGCACAAAAGCCACCACGCCACCAAGGAGATCCTCGCCCAGCTCGGCTGGCTCTCCACAATGTGGGGCATTGTCATCGTGATCTGGTCGATGTTCGCCATCCCCCTGATGATAGACCTGACCGGATTTGCTCCGGTGGCAATGGGCCTGAACGCGGCCAGTATTGTCGGCGTCGTCCTCGGGTTGATCGGCATCGTCTTTATTGGCATGGAATCTCCGCTTGAACTGGTCGAGATCCCGACGATTATCAGTCACGTACTCTCGTACACCCGTCTTGTCGCCGTCGGCCTTTCGTCAGTCGCCATCGCGATGGTCACAAACTTCATCGCTCTGGACTTGATCATCGGCCCGCAGTTAGAATCGCTCTCTGCGTTCGGGGTGTTCATCGTCCTGCTGGGCCTTATCGTCCTGGTAATCGGCCATGTGCTGAACACGGCACTGGGCATCCTGGGCGGCGGCCTGCACTCAATCAGGTTACACTATGTTGAGTTCTTCACCAAGTTTTACAATGGTGGAGGAAAGAAGTACAATCCATTTGGAATGATCAGGAAATTTACGGAGGATTAA
- a CDS encoding V-type ATP synthase subunit E family protein, translating into MGLEAVVGDIKEKGKKEVSAIQAETRAEVTRILTEAQERAAGIKQQASEEVERDVQRIINQEVSAANLAVKREMLNAEKDTLNRVHDAVVTRIAGMPATFHEMALRALLPEAAAAVGGGVVYCNARDIPTVKKILAESKDLAAFSVGEPISVEGGVVIESADGRMKIDYSYRTFLETVWESGLKDASDILFP; encoded by the coding sequence ATGGGACTGGAAGCTGTCGTTGGAGATATCAAAGAAAAGGGCAAAAAAGAGGTCTCCGCCATTCAGGCGGAGACCCGGGCAGAGGTGACGCGCATCCTTACGGAGGCGCAGGAGCGTGCAGCAGGGATCAAGCAGCAGGCCAGCGAGGAGGTGGAGCGGGACGTCCAGCGGATCATCAACCAGGAGGTCTCGGCCGCCAACCTTGCGGTCAAACGCGAGATGCTCAATGCTGAGAAGGACACCCTCAACCGCGTCCACGATGCAGTCGTCACCAGGATCGCCGGTATGCCTGCCACCTTCCATGAGATGGCTCTTCGCGCTCTCCTTCCGGAGGCGGCTGCAGCCGTCGGGGGTGGCGTGGTCTATTGCAATGCCCGTGATATCCCCACCGTAAAGAAGATCCTTGCCGAGAGCAAGGACCTGGCAGCGTTCTCGGTCGGCGAGCCCATATCAGTTGAGGGCGGAGTCGTCATTGAGAGCGCCGATGGCAGGATGAAGATCGATTATAGTTACCGTACGTTCCTGGAGACGGTATGGGAGTCAGGGCTTAAGGATGCGTCAGATATCCTGTTTCCCTGA
- a CDS encoding phosphoglycerate kinase: MTIGTLTDLDISGKTVLLRVDFNSPIDPASGEILDDKRFREHLPTVRALEDARCVILAHQSRPGKKDFTTLQAHADKLERLLGRQVTYIDDIFGRAARDAVSSMRAGEVLMLENVRFNAEENLTLLPDAAKGTHICRNLASMADVFVNDAFGTAHRSQPTVVGLPMLMRSAAGLLMEREVATLSRVFTGAPRPVTFILGGTKVDDSVAVAENVLEKGVADRVIVIGVVANVFLMAAGHEIGKPSTDLVAQLKYMGEVEKAKALLSRFGEKIVMPDQVAVREAGGRAEYSLDRIPADAPVMDIGTGALSAVNEVIRSSGTVVLNGPAGVFEDAAFAVGTHEILRTSSKVPFSVVGGGHTAAVIEKMGLDSAFTHISTGGGACIEFLTGKKLPAVAALERSKEIFG; the protein is encoded by the coding sequence ATGACGATTGGAACACTCACTGATCTCGATATCTCCGGAAAAACCGTTCTTTTGCGTGTCGACTTCAACTCCCCGATCGATCCCGCATCAGGCGAGATCCTGGACGACAAACGCTTCCGTGAGCACCTCCCCACGGTCAGGGCGCTGGAAGATGCCCGCTGCGTCATCCTCGCCCACCAGAGCCGGCCCGGAAAGAAGGACTTCACCACGCTCCAGGCCCATGCCGATAAACTGGAGCGCCTCCTGGGCCGTCAGGTCACCTATATCGACGACATCTTCGGGCGTGCAGCACGGGACGCCGTCTCATCCATGCGTGCCGGCGAGGTGCTGATGCTCGAGAACGTCCGTTTCAATGCCGAAGAAAACCTGACGCTCCTTCCCGATGCGGCGAAAGGGACACACATCTGCCGGAATCTCGCGTCGATGGCCGACGTCTTCGTCAACGACGCTTTCGGCACCGCTCACCGCTCGCAACCGACGGTGGTGGGCCTCCCGATGCTGATGCGCTCGGCCGCAGGTCTGCTGATGGAGCGAGAGGTCGCAACCCTCTCCCGGGTCTTTACCGGAGCGCCGCGGCCGGTCACCTTTATCCTGGGCGGGACGAAGGTGGACGACTCGGTGGCGGTCGCCGAAAACGTCCTTGAGAAGGGTGTTGCCGACCGGGTGATCGTCATCGGTGTCGTTGCGAACGTCTTCCTCATGGCGGCTGGCCACGAGATCGGAAAGCCCTCGACCGATCTGGTCGCCCAGCTGAAATACATGGGCGAGGTCGAGAAGGCGAAGGCCCTCCTCTCCCGCTTCGGGGAGAAGATCGTCATGCCCGACCAGGTGGCGGTGCGCGAGGCCGGCGGCCGGGCCGAGTACTCCCTGGACCGGATCCCCGCAGACGCCCCGGTGATGGATATCGGCACCGGAGCGCTCAGCGCGGTGAACGAGGTGATCAGATCCTCAGGTACGGTGGTGTTGAACGGCCCTGCAGGAGTCTTCGAGGACGCCGCCTTTGCGGTCGGAACCCATGAGATTCTCAGGACCTCCTCGAAGGTGCCGTTCTCGGTGGTGGGGGGCGGACACACAGCGGCGGTGATCGAGAAGATGGGGCTTGATTCGGCGTTCACCCACATCTCCACCGGCGGCGGGGCGTGCATCGAGTTTCTGACCGGGAAAAAACTCCCGGCCGTCGCCGCACTCGAACGCTCAAAAGAGATATTTGGATAG
- a CDS encoding V-type ATP synthase subunit C, which produces MADVGGPAPYIYVSTRMRVRKAKLIPREEYLRMLNMSLPEITRLIGETEYKREIDELSSSFSGINLIEVALSWNLAKEYQNILKITPPGLMQFVQIYLRHWDIQNVLTILRGKVQGMKPGKIKEVLIPAGELDRITLDHLLNEDSPERIVDSLKGRSFGAVLAAGITEALETGSFANIENELYKQLYARMIAEAKDGIKGGYEFLGYIQMEIDLKNLINLFRFRAHKAGEEIRELLIPGGKAFTVDELQRMSAIEDLNEFIDAARKKTRDPELNALFDELGQKRPVHEVEVLVTKYQLKQMERLSKLYVFSVFPILAYLEMKKYEVTNLRAIARGKEYGLPNERIQGYLVM; this is translated from the coding sequence ATGGCTGACGTAGGGGGCCCTGCCCCATATATTTACGTCTCAACGCGCATGCGTGTGCGCAAAGCAAAGTTGATCCCGCGGGAGGAATACCTGCGGATGCTCAACATGAGCCTGCCCGAGATCACCCGCCTGATCGGGGAGACCGAGTATAAACGGGAGATCGACGAGCTCTCCTCGTCTTTCTCCGGGATAAACCTCATCGAGGTTGCCCTTTCGTGGAACCTCGCGAAGGAGTATCAGAATATCCTGAAGATCACGCCGCCCGGACTGATGCAGTTCGTGCAGATCTATCTGCGCCACTGGGACATCCAGAACGTCCTCACCATCCTCCGGGGAAAGGTGCAGGGCATGAAGCCCGGCAAGATCAAGGAGGTACTCATCCCCGCAGGTGAACTCGATAGAATCACTCTTGACCATCTCCTGAACGAGGACTCCCCTGAGCGGATCGTCGATTCGCTCAAGGGCCGGTCATTCGGGGCAGTCCTCGCCGCCGGGATCACCGAGGCTCTTGAGACCGGTTCGTTCGCAAACATCGAGAACGAGCTCTACAAGCAGCTCTATGCCAGGATGATCGCCGAAGCGAAGGACGGGATCAAGGGGGGCTACGAGTTTCTCGGGTACATCCAGATGGAGATCGACCTGAAGAACCTCATCAACCTCTTCCGGTTCCGTGCGCACAAAGCCGGCGAAGAGATCAGGGAACTGCTCATTCCAGGCGGAAAAGCATTCACGGTCGACGAACTCCAGAGGATGAGCGCAATCGAGGACCTCAACGAGTTCATCGATGCTGCCAGGAAAAAGACACGTGACCCCGAACTGAACGCACTCTTCGATGAACTCGGCCAGAAACGCCCGGTTCACGAGGTCGAGGTGCTGGTGACGAAGTACCAGCTGAAGCAGATGGAGAGGCTGTCCAAGCTCTACGTCTTCTCGGTCTTCCCGATCCTGGCATACCTCGAGATGAAGAAGTACGAGGTGACAAACCTCCGTGCGATCGCGCGCGGTAAGGAGTATGGCCTGCCAAACGAACGCATTCAGGGATACCTGGTGATGTAA
- a CDS encoding ATPase: protein MKSEVLKSIKQAEEDYMSMVSTAKSEQKQKIADARVEAEHIVVKATADAEAHKKQRLADAASEAARKRANILKDGEVRATKLRAESLANLDRAVDLLVSRFKEQLHVSA, encoded by the coding sequence ATGAAGAGTGAGGTTTTAAAAAGCATCAAGCAGGCAGAAGAAGATTACATGTCAATGGTCAGCACCGCAAAGTCTGAACAGAAGCAGAAAATTGCGGATGCCAGGGTGGAGGCCGAACACATCGTTGTGAAGGCTACCGCCGATGCAGAGGCCCACAAAAAGCAGCGACTCGCAGACGCCGCGTCCGAGGCCGCCAGAAAGCGCGCCAATATCCTGAAGGACGGCGAAGTGCGGGCGACAAAACTCAGAGCGGAAAGCCTTGCAAATCTTGACAGGGCAGTCGATCTGCTCGTCTCGCGTTTCAAGGAGCAGCTGCATGTTTCAGCCTGA
- a CDS encoding H+transporting two-sector ATPase C subunit, with protein sequence MADPVVAEMTLEMVQASQFGLKAVGAGLAVGLTGIGSGIAEMGIGAAAVGATAENKDMFGLALLFTVIPETIVIFGLVVALLALF encoded by the coding sequence ATGGCAGATCCAGTAGTTGCAGAAATGACTCTTGAAATGGTTCAGGCATCGCAGTTCGGACTTAAGGCAGTTGGCGCAGGCCTGGCTGTCGGCCTTACCGGTATCGGCAGCGGTATTGCCGAAATGGGTATCGGCGCCGCTGCAGTGGGTGCGACCGCAGAGAACAAGGACATGTTCGGTCTTGCACTGCTCTTCACCGTTATTCCAGAAACAATCGTCATCTTCGGTCTTGTGGTCGCTCTGCTGGCGCTCTTCTAA